A window from Pseudomonadota bacterium encodes these proteins:
- a CDS encoding phosphoenolpyruvate carboxykinase (GTP), translating into MTTNQALKQWVDECAALTRPDQIHWCTGDDAENQMLTDLMLNNGSLSKLNETSFPNCYLHLSDQQDVARVEHLTFICTPEEADAGPNNHWMAPLDGHAKMDALFDGCMAGRTLYVIPYCMGPIDSPLSRCGVEITDSPYVVANMRIMTRMGSDALARIERDGTFVKGLHSTGELDPDRRFIMHFPDELSIKSYGSGYGGNALLGKKCHALRIASYQARQEGWLAEHMLILGMESPEGETHYIAAAFPSACGKTNLAMMVPPETQAGWKIWTVGDDIAWLHMGDDGRLYAINPEAGYFGVVPGTSPKTNPHAFDMIQKDTIFTNVAVTADNEPWWEGRPNTTPVTNWKGAAINGDQSPAAHPNSRFTVSARNNPAYSPMTDDPQGVPISAIVFGGRRRETAPLVYQAKNWEHGVLVGAGVASETTAAATGAVGVVRRDPMAMKPFCGYNFADYWNHWLSLSERSDNLPKMFHVNWFRQDADDNFLWPGFGENLRVLRWIVGRCKNEADGVETPIGFLPTEASLDTDGLDIEPDVLAELLSIDAGKWRDEMTAIGEYLDSYGDRLPDALRAKQQAILAELG; encoded by the coding sequence ATGACAACTAATCAGGCGCTAAAACAATGGGTTGATGAGTGCGCGGCACTCACGCGTCCGGATCAGATTCACTGGTGCACAGGCGACGATGCCGAGAACCAGATGCTGACGGACCTGATGCTCAACAATGGCAGCTTGTCGAAACTCAACGAAACATCCTTTCCAAATTGCTATCTTCACCTGTCCGACCAACAAGACGTCGCCCGCGTTGAACATCTCACATTTATCTGCACACCCGAAGAGGCGGATGCCGGGCCGAATAATCACTGGATGGCGCCATTGGACGGTCACGCCAAAATGGACGCACTATTCGACGGGTGCATGGCGGGCCGCACGCTTTATGTGATCCCCTATTGCATGGGCCCAATCGACTCGCCTCTGTCACGATGCGGCGTCGAAATTACCGACAGCCCCTACGTTGTGGCCAACATGCGCATCATGACGAGAATGGGCAGCGACGCGCTGGCACGCATTGAACGCGACGGCACCTTCGTGAAGGGCCTGCACTCCACCGGTGAACTCGACCCCGATCGTCGTTTCATCATGCATTTTCCTGACGAATTGAGCATCAAAAGCTACGGATCAGGCTATGGCGGTAATGCGCTGCTGGGCAAAAAATGTCATGCACTTCGTATCGCCAGCTACCAAGCTCGACAGGAAGGCTGGCTCGCCGAGCACATGCTAATTCTCGGCATGGAAAGTCCTGAAGGCGAAACCCATTACATCGCTGCGGCGTTTCCGTCGGCCTGTGGGAAAACCAATCTGGCGATGATGGTGCCCCCCGAAACGCAAGCAGGTTGGAAGATATGGACGGTTGGCGATGATATCGCGTGGCTGCATATGGGTGATGACGGTCGACTCTACGCGATTAATCCCGAAGCGGGATACTTTGGGGTAGTGCCGGGCACGAGCCCTAAAACGAACCCACACGCGTTCGACATGATTCAAAAGGACACGATTTTCACCAACGTCGCGGTGACGGCCGACAACGAGCCGTGGTGGGAAGGTCGACCAAACACCACGCCCGTGACCAACTGGAAAGGCGCGGCGATCAATGGTGATCAATCACCGGCGGCGCACCCCAATTCACGCTTTACGGTGAGCGCGCGCAACAACCCGGCCTATTCGCCGATGACCGACGATCCTCAGGGCGTGCCGATTTCAGCCATTGTATTCGGTGGTCGTCGTCGTGAAACCGCACCGCTTGTGTATCAGGCGAAAAACTGGGAACACGGCGTGCTAGTGGGCGCCGGGGTGGCTTCTGAAACCACCGCCGCCGCAACCGGCGCTGTGGGCGTTGTCCGCCGCGATCCGATGGCCATGAAACCCTTCTGCGGTTACAACTTTGCCGACTACTGGAATCACTGGCTGAGCCTCAGCGAGCGGTCCGACAACTTACCAAAGATGTTCCATGTCAATTGGTTCCGACAAGATGCGGACGACAATTTTCTGTGGCCTGGGTTTGGCGAAAACCTCCGCGTCTTGCGCTGGATAGTCGGGCGCTGCAAGAACGAGGCTGACGGTGTCGAAACGCCCATCGGCTTTCTCCCAACCGAAGCGAGCCTCGATACCGATGGCCTCGACATCGAGCCGGACGTCCTAGCTGAGCTTTTGTCAATCGATGCAGGAAAATGGCGGGACGAGATGACGGCGATTGGCGAATACCTCGACAGTTATGGCGATCGCCTGCCCGACGCACTGCGCGCCAAGCAACAGGCAATTCTGGCAGAGCTTGGGTAG
- a CDS encoding phasin family protein: protein MNPIVENIVQPVVDRSLNLAALGIKNSRRLASTGSNLIGASTSTVAFASDKVLKLNKITHKSVAKLVSEQADMLEGTLTAAAKRLDVAANAESLQDLWADQIDLMPKSRQRLTRDAKKVLNVLVDTREDLSGLVSETVTEFGNRGETVAKKATKAKAKVVKKARKKTATVKKAAKKTATRARKTAKKTTSRKR from the coding sequence ATGAACCCCATCGTTGAAAACATTGTTCAGCCTGTCGTGGATCGCTCGCTGAATCTGGCCGCTCTGGGTATTAAGAACAGCCGCCGCTTGGCCTCTACTGGCTCAAACCTGATCGGCGCCAGCACCTCAACCGTTGCGTTTGCGTCGGACAAAGTGCTGAAGCTGAACAAAATCACGCACAAGTCGGTCGCCAAGCTCGTCAGCGAGCAAGCTGACATGCTCGAAGGTACGCTGACCGCTGCGGCGAAGCGCCTTGACGTAGCGGCTAACGCCGAGAGCCTGCAGGACCTGTGGGCCGATCAAATCGACCTGATGCCGAAAAGCCGTCAGCGTCTGACGCGCGACGCCAAGAAAGTACTCAACGTGCTCGTTGACACACGCGAAGACCTGTCTGGACTGGTATCGGAAACCGTGACTGAATTTGGTAACCGCGGCGAAACCGTGGCGAAGAAAGCCACTAAGGCCAAGGCGAAAGTGGTGAAAAAAGCGCGCAAAAAGACCGCGACGGTCAAAAAAGCAGCGAAGAAAACCGCCACACGCGCTCGCAAAACGGCTAAGAAAACCACCTCGCGTAAGCGCTAA
- a CDS encoding OmpA family protein codes for MQAIHHNTLAGVRPGMSPDARRAACAESSEMKVATPPLPSGAVPHLPDKQGRLCTGTVHPKKNPSTRHNLTRLVVYALGIFVIGLSTAHAQTLPGTAVDNVAEVRFTTPLGIAAAIDSNVVSLTTQLAPTDAEIAFVQVGEAGGDQSIHPTECVSATGAQMLPDPKLFSGATVDSNGLFTIDDAAFFHGGDPLFVQLDDQDQNLDATALDTIAVTISFAATGDSEDLNLTETDVNTGLFVGYIPTAVSVASANDCVLQVELGGQAQASYTDPNDATDVSASSALVDPLGIVFDSGNGAPINGAEVRLINQATGLPATVFGDDGVSTYPSEVITGGSVTDSGGTQYIFDDGAFRFPLIAPGRYRLEVIPPPGYTGPSIVAINDLQQLPGAPFTLVPASFGAEFVVNPGPVVRIDVPLDPSSAALFLQKTSPLNVAAPGDFVPYELRVDNADGVARVDDVRITDNLPAGFRLVSDSVRIDGQPAPDPVIDSTGRGLTFLLGTLNGGQSQRVSYVTEVTNAIRGEEAVNSAVAAGNGGIESNVASATNTLTEDLFASNSFLIGRVINGSCDDTVDNDLEGVANTRIYLEDGRYAITDEGGRFHFEGVEPGAHVVQLDVDSIPTHMEVIPCQNNSRFAGRAFSQFVDLRAGSLWRADFYLQPIPPADGAVDVLLESRPVADGVDYSLTVLGRGDVVIGDLEALVLMPDGAEYVAGSAARNGQALDNPAVNGSLLTFRLGTREGDWQEIVTFRARYGAGGREWLTKAMASFEAGDEKKRTPLVDNLLVFEPSVEERVEFTLTPKFGTRRAQLSEADRRDIDNVIAQIKGARDIRVHIVGHTDNVPIAPQNRTEFADNRVLSHARAAGVARYVRDELGLLPSQMTVEGKGADQPRESNATPEGRKANRRVALSIWGEKPVLNSRRQVAAGSRLLSDLQSLTVTGTTSAPSEPLSRAQAVTSAGPDYFADETLVETLEPGFELLQPAADENLAIPSLKIAVKHAPDQRVQLELNDQPVNGIHYEGKNRNGARTVAVSRWRGVNVEPGQNRLSVVLLDRNNHELERIERIVHFSGGPVRAELDVNASTLIADGRQRPVIVLNTFDREQYPGRPEAVGVYHVEPPYRSMWEVNAARENQLVVVGDRDPVYTLNAKGQAIIELEPTSQAGEVVLNLEFENGLEQEIRAWLKPAARDWILVGLAEGTVGYNTLRDNLENASDDGLEDDFYEEGRLAFFAKGRIRGDFLLTLAYDTRGRSRDRLFGTIDPDRFYTLYGDATEQRFDAASQEKLFLKIERNQFYALFGDHQTGLTVTELSRYNRSLTGVKSEYVGERFGYNVFAAETNQAFVKDEIAGDGTSGLYQLSRRPIIINSEKVTLEVRDRFRTEVIVESRSLARHLDYNIDYLQGTLFFKQPVLSRDAQFNPVFIVVDYESRDDGDDELIAGGRASYRPVANVELGATAIREGMAGGTGELMGADLTVIVRPGTELRAEYATSDSTQNGVASEGDAYSLELRHQGEKLDGVVYTREQQSGFGLGQQRGTESGTRKTGFAGRLRMSRTLTLNTDVYTQKNLGNGATRDVVQGEVRYQSGRATVGVGLRSAADEDETGVSRKSEQAFVNGSYQLLDNRLTLRGSTDFSLGDNASGDFPRRTLLGMDYRLNDRVTVFGEYEVAEGDNIEAQTSRGGIKVTPWERANVNASVNRAISEYGPRVFANVGLVQGFQLNDKVTLDAGFDHGNTLATPEFNDFNIDTPPTSGAIGEDFTSVFVGGVYRSEDWSATSRLELRRSDLEDRETLQVGFYREEKEGVGFSLNAQVFNSESGDVNNLNADVRLGLAYRPADSEWAIFDRLDLGYDDFDSLSDSRRSWKVVNNLNLNWMMSRDTQIDFQYGAKFVRSNIADQSYTGFSDLVGVAWRHDVNDRFDVGLHGHVRHAWRSDVYDYSIGFEAGVTVMRNAWVSVGYNVTGFEDDDFSQAGYLASGPYIRFRLKADQHTFDDFRRGMLFRREDVAVNTARRRARQ; via the coding sequence ATGCAGGCGATTCATCACAACACGCTTGCTGGCGTGCGTCCGGGCATGAGCCCGGACGCGCGCCGTGCGGCTTGTGCGGAATCGTCTGAGATGAAGGTTGCGACGCCGCCTTTACCAAGCGGTGCGGTGCCTCATTTGCCGGATAAGCAGGGGCGCTTGTGCACCGGCACTGTTCATCCCAAAAAGAATCCTTCAACGCGTCACAATCTGACGCGTTTAGTGGTCTATGCGCTGGGGATTTTCGTCATCGGTTTGTCTACCGCTCACGCGCAGACGCTACCGGGGACCGCCGTCGACAATGTCGCGGAAGTGCGCTTCACAACGCCACTGGGAATTGCAGCCGCCATCGATAGCAATGTCGTTTCGCTGACAACCCAGCTCGCTCCGACCGACGCCGAGATTGCCTTTGTGCAGGTTGGTGAGGCAGGTGGTGACCAATCGATTCACCCCACTGAGTGCGTGTCGGCCACCGGCGCGCAGATGTTGCCGGATCCAAAGTTGTTTTCAGGCGCGACGGTCGATTCGAACGGATTGTTCACCATTGACGACGCCGCTTTTTTTCATGGCGGTGATCCGCTGTTTGTGCAACTGGATGATCAGGACCAAAATCTAGACGCGACGGCACTGGATACCATCGCCGTGACGATTTCCTTTGCGGCAACGGGCGACAGCGAGGACCTAAACCTCACCGAAACGGACGTCAATACGGGGCTATTTGTGGGGTACATTCCCACCGCAGTGAGTGTGGCGAGCGCGAACGACTGCGTGCTGCAGGTCGAGTTAGGCGGTCAAGCTCAGGCGAGTTATACCGATCCCAATGATGCAACCGATGTTTCAGCCAGCAGCGCGCTGGTCGATCCATTAGGTATTGTGTTTGATTCGGGTAACGGTGCGCCCATCAACGGCGCTGAAGTTCGCCTGATTAATCAGGCCACCGGTCTTCCGGCCACCGTGTTTGGTGACGATGGGGTCAGCACCTATCCATCGGAGGTCATCACCGGGGGGTCGGTCACAGACAGCGGTGGCACCCAGTATATTTTTGATGACGGCGCATTTCGCTTTCCACTGATTGCACCAGGTCGCTATCGTCTTGAGGTCATTCCACCTCCGGGCTACACGGGGCCCTCCATTGTCGCAATCAATGATCTGCAGCAGTTACCGGGCGCACCGTTTACCTTAGTGCCGGCGTCATTCGGTGCCGAGTTTGTGGTCAACCCCGGGCCAGTTGTGCGCATTGATGTGCCACTGGATCCATCTTCTGCAGCGCTTTTCTTGCAGAAAACCTCGCCGCTTAACGTGGCGGCACCCGGCGACTTCGTGCCCTACGAGTTGCGAGTTGATAATGCTGACGGCGTGGCGCGGGTCGATGATGTTCGCATTACGGATAATCTGCCGGCAGGGTTTCGCTTGGTGAGCGACTCTGTGCGAATTGATGGCCAGCCGGCGCCAGACCCGGTGATCGATAGCACGGGTCGCGGTTTAACGTTCTTGCTGGGCACGCTCAACGGCGGTCAGAGTCAACGCGTCAGCTATGTAACAGAAGTGACCAACGCCATCCGTGGCGAGGAAGCGGTCAATAGCGCAGTGGCCGCTGGCAACGGCGGTATTGAATCGAATGTAGCGAGCGCCACCAATACACTCACTGAAGATCTGTTTGCGTCCAATAGTTTTCTAATCGGCCGTGTCATCAACGGTAGTTGCGACGATACGGTCGACAATGATCTTGAAGGCGTCGCCAACACGCGCATCTATCTCGAAGATGGTCGCTACGCCATCACCGATGAAGGCGGGCGCTTCCACTTTGAAGGCGTGGAACCAGGCGCGCATGTGGTTCAACTGGATGTCGATAGTATTCCGACGCATATGGAAGTGATTCCCTGTCAAAACAACTCCCGGTTTGCCGGTCGGGCGTTCTCTCAGTTTGTTGATCTACGCGCCGGCTCATTGTGGCGAGCGGATTTTTACTTGCAGCCCATACCACCAGCGGATGGCGCGGTGGACGTATTATTGGAATCGCGTCCGGTTGCGGATGGCGTGGACTACTCGCTGACCGTGCTCGGTCGCGGTGATGTCGTTATTGGTGATCTTGAGGCATTGGTGCTGATGCCGGATGGCGCTGAATATGTCGCCGGTAGCGCCGCCCGCAACGGCCAGGCACTGGATAACCCAGCCGTTAACGGAAGCCTGTTGACGTTTCGCTTGGGCACTCGTGAGGGTGACTGGCAAGAGATTGTGACGTTTCGCGCGCGCTATGGTGCAGGGGGTCGCGAGTGGCTTACCAAGGCGATGGCCTCGTTCGAGGCTGGCGATGAGAAGAAGCGTACGCCACTCGTGGACAATCTGCTTGTATTCGAACCATCGGTTGAGGAGCGTGTTGAATTCACGCTTACGCCAAAATTTGGTACGCGTCGGGCACAACTAAGTGAGGCCGATCGCCGCGATATCGATAACGTCATTGCCCAGATCAAAGGTGCACGGGATATTCGTGTGCACATCGTCGGTCACACGGACAATGTCCCCATTGCCCCGCAAAACAGGACCGAATTCGCGGACAATCGTGTGCTGTCACACGCGCGTGCCGCGGGTGTGGCGCGCTACGTGCGCGATGAGCTAGGGCTTTTACCAAGTCAAATGACCGTAGAGGGAAAAGGCGCCGACCAACCCCGCGAGAGTAACGCCACCCCCGAGGGCCGCAAAGCTAATCGCCGCGTGGCGCTGTCGATTTGGGGTGAAAAGCCGGTGCTCAATTCGCGTCGACAAGTGGCGGCTGGCAGTCGGCTATTAAGTGATCTGCAGTCGCTCACGGTGACCGGGACAACGTCGGCGCCGAGCGAACCACTTAGTCGCGCGCAGGCCGTAACGTCGGCGGGCCCCGATTACTTTGCAGATGAGACGCTCGTTGAAACGCTCGAACCTGGTTTTGAACTGCTGCAACCCGCAGCGGATGAGAACCTTGCTATTCCGAGTCTTAAAATTGCGGTGAAACACGCGCCTGATCAACGGGTGCAACTTGAGCTGAATGATCAGCCAGTAAATGGCATTCACTATGAAGGTAAAAACCGTAATGGCGCTCGCACGGTCGCGGTGAGTCGATGGCGTGGCGTTAACGTCGAGCCCGGTCAGAACCGTTTGTCGGTGGTGTTGTTAGATCGAAATAACCACGAGCTGGAGCGTATTGAGCGAATTGTTCACTTTAGCGGTGGACCGGTACGCGCAGAGCTTGATGTGAACGCGTCAACGCTGATTGCCGATGGTCGACAGCGCCCAGTGATCGTGCTGAATACGTTTGACCGTGAACAGTACCCGGGACGGCCGGAAGCGGTTGGCGTTTATCATGTCGAGCCACCGTATCGCTCAATGTGGGAAGTTAATGCCGCGCGTGAAAATCAATTGGTGGTGGTTGGCGATCGCGACCCGGTTTACACGCTCAACGCGAAAGGGCAGGCCATCATCGAACTGGAGCCGACGTCGCAGGCGGGCGAAGTAGTGCTCAATCTTGAGTTTGAGAACGGCCTGGAGCAGGAAATTCGGGCTTGGCTCAAGCCGGCTGCGCGCGATTGGATTTTGGTGGGTCTAGCCGAAGGTACCGTTGGCTACAACACGCTGCGCGATAACCTCGAGAACGCGTCGGATGATGGCCTCGAGGACGACTTTTATGAAGAGGGGCGTTTGGCGTTTTTTGCCAAAGGGCGAATTCGTGGCGACTTTCTGTTAACGCTTGCCTACGACACACGTGGGCGATCACGTGATCGCCTTTTTGGCACAATCGACCCCGATCGGTTTTACACACTGTATGGTGATGCAACGGAACAGCGCTTCGATGCCGCCAGCCAGGAAAAACTCTTTCTCAAGATCGAGCGAAATCAATTCTATGCGCTGTTTGGCGACCACCAAACGGGGCTTACCGTCACCGAACTCTCGCGCTACAACCGATCGCTCACGGGCGTTAAAAGCGAATACGTCGGGGAGCGCTTTGGCTACAATGTGTTTGCCGCGGAGACCAATCAAGCGTTTGTAAAAGACGAAATTGCCGGCGACGGGACGTCAGGCCTTTATCAGCTTAGCCGCCGACCGATCATTATCAATAGTGAAAAGGTTACGCTTGAGGTACGAGATCGTTTTCGAACAGAAGTGATTGTCGAGAGTCGCAGCTTGGCTCGCCATCTTGACTACAATATTGACTATTTGCAGGGCACGCTCTTTTTCAAGCAACCAGTGCTCAGCCGCGACGCGCAGTTTAATCCCGTGTTTATTGTGGTGGACTATGAGAGTCGCGATGACGGTGACGACGAGCTCATCGCCGGTGGTCGTGCATCGTATCGTCCGGTTGCGAATGTGGAACTGGGAGCAACGGCGATACGCGAAGGCATGGCCGGCGGCACGGGTGAACTCATGGGTGCCGATCTGACGGTGATCGTGCGCCCGGGTACCGAGCTTCGCGCTGAGTACGCCACAAGCGATTCGACGCAAAATGGTGTTGCGTCGGAGGGAGACGCCTATTCACTGGAGTTGCGACATCAGGGCGAGAAGCTCGATGGCGTGGTGTACACCCGCGAGCAGCAATCCGGCTTTGGTCTAGGGCAGCAGCGCGGAACGGAGAGCGGAACACGCAAAACAGGGTTTGCGGGTCGTCTTCGTATGAGTCGAACACTGACCCTAAACACCGATGTCTATACGCAAAAGAACCTTGGCAATGGCGCAACGCGCGATGTGGTTCAAGGCGAAGTGCGCTACCAGAGTGGCCGCGCGACCGTGGGTGTCGGTTTGCGTTCGGCCGCCGATGAAGATGAAACGGGCGTGAGCCGAAAATCAGAGCAAGCCTTTGTAAATGGTAGCTATCAGTTGCTTGATAATCGATTAACATTGCGCGGCAGTACGGATTTTTCACTGGGCGACAACGCGAGCGGCGACTTTCCTCGACGCACATTGCTTGGCATGGATTATCGACTAAACGATCGCGTCACCGTGTTTGGCGAGTATGAAGTTGCCGAAGGGGACAACATCGAGGCGCAGACGTCACGCGGCGGGATCAAAGTCACCCCATGGGAACGTGCCAACGTCAATGCGTCAGTGAATCGTGCGATTTCCGAGTACGGACCACGCGTGTTTGCAAATGTGGGTTTGGTACAGGGCTTTCAACTCAATGACAAGGTGACGCTGGACGCGGGCTTCGATCATGGCAATACCCTAGCGACACCAGAGTTTAATGATTTTAATATCGATACACCGCCCACGTCGGGCGCGATTGGTGAAGACTTTACCAGCGTGTTTGTTGGTGGTGTGTACCGCAGTGAAGACTGGTCTGCCACTTCACGCCTCGAGCTCCGTCGCTCTGATCTGGAAGATCGCGAAACGCTGCAGGTTGGCTTCTATCGCGAGGAAAAAGAAGGCGTCGGCTTTAGCCTCAACGCCCAGGTGTTCAACAGTGAATCGGGTGATGTGAATAACCTCAATGCCGATGTCCGACTTGGACTGGCCTATCGGCCCGCCGATAGCGAGTGGGCAATTTTCGACCGCCTCGATCTTGGGTACGACGATTTCGATTCATTGAGTGATTCGCGACGGTCATGGAAAGTCGTGAATAATCTCAATCTCAACTGGATGATGAGTCGCGACACACAAATCGATTTTCAGTACGGCGCCAAGTTTGTTCGCAGTAATATCGCTGATCAGAGCTATACCGGTTTCTCCGACTTAGTGGGTGTGGCCTGGCGACACGACGTCAATGACCGTTTCGATGTTGGTTTGCACGGTCATGTGCGTCACGCCTGGCGCTCTGACGTCTACGATTACTCGATTGGTTTTGAGGCGGGGGTTACGGTAATGCGCAACGCCTGGGTAAGTGTTGGCTACAACGTAACAGGATTTGAGGATGACGACTTTAGCCAAGCAGGCTATCTCGCCTCGGGTCCGTATATTCGATTCCGTCTAAAAGCCGATCAACATACGTTTGATGATTTTCGTCGCGGCATGTTGTTCCGCCGCGAAGACGTGGCGGTCAATACGGCACGACGACGCGCACGACAATAG